The Xenorhabdus doucetiae genome has a window encoding:
- a CDS encoding L-serine ammonia-lyase: MISVFDMFKVGIGPSSSHTVGPMKAGKQFVDDLVNQGVMSSITRVAVDVYGSLSLTGKGHHTDIAIIMGLAGNMPATVDIDSIPGFIRDVEQTERLPLANGLHEVDFPRDGGMNFRSDNLSLHENGMQIHAFAGDEKVYSKTYYSIGGGFIIDEEHFGKPSQDSKPVSYPYSSAAELLMNCNKTGLSLSGLMMKNELDLHSKEEIAEYFADVWATMQACIERGLNTEGVLPGPLRVPRRAAALHRMLTSSNKLSNDPMNVVDLINMFALAVNEENAAGGRVVTAPTNGACGIVPAVLAYYNHCIEPVTPELYTRYFLASGAIGILYKMNASISGAEVGCQGEVGVACSMAAAGIAELLGASPEQVCIAAEIGMEHNLGLTCDPVAGQVQVPCIERNAIASVKAINAARMALRRTSEPRVSLDKVIETMYETGKDMNAKYRETSRGGLAIKVQCD, translated from the coding sequence GTGATTAGCGTTTTCGACATGTTTAAGGTGGGTATTGGCCCATCCAGCTCTCATACTGTTGGTCCTATGAAAGCAGGCAAACAATTTGTCGATGATCTTGTAAACCAGGGGGTAATGTCCTCTATCACGCGTGTAGCTGTTGATGTGTACGGCTCACTTTCATTAACCGGGAAAGGTCACCATACGGATATCGCTATCATCATGGGTTTGGCAGGTAATATGCCGGCAACCGTTGATATTGATTCAATTCCAGGTTTTATTCGTGATGTTGAGCAAACTGAACGTTTGCCGCTGGCAAATGGTTTACACGAAGTCGATTTTCCTCGCGATGGCGGTATGAACTTCCGTAGCGATAACCTATCACTGCACGAAAACGGCATGCAAATTCATGCGTTCGCCGGTGACGAAAAAGTTTACAGCAAAACCTACTACTCTATCGGTGGTGGTTTTATTATTGATGAAGAACATTTTGGCAAGCCATCCCAAGATTCCAAACCTGTTTCTTACCCTTACAGTTCGGCGGCAGAATTGCTGATGAACTGTAATAAGACAGGCTTGTCTCTTTCTGGCTTGATGATGAAAAATGAGTTGGATTTACACAGCAAAGAAGAAATTGCTGAGTATTTCGCGGATGTCTGGGCAACCATGCAGGCCTGTATTGAACGTGGCCTGAACACCGAAGGGGTTTTGCCAGGCCCCTTGCGTGTTCCCCGCCGTGCAGCAGCCTTGCACCGTATGCTGACATCCTCAAACAAATTGTCTAATGACCCAATGAATGTGGTTGATTTAATCAATATGTTTGCCCTGGCCGTCAATGAAGAAAACGCCGCCGGCGGCCGTGTTGTTACCGCACCAACCAATGGGGCATGTGGTATCGTCCCTGCCGTCCTGGCCTATTACAACCACTGCATTGAACCGGTGACACCGGAACTGTACACCCGCTATTTCCTGGCGTCTGGTGCCATCGGCATCCTGTATAAGATGAATGCTTCTATTTCTGGTGCGGAAGTTGGCTGTCAGGGTGAAGTTGGCGTTGCGTGTTCGATGGCGGCGGCCGGCATTGCAGAATTACTTGGCGCCAGCCCTGAACAGGTTTGCATCGCAGCAGAAATTGGCATGGAACATAACCTCGGCCTGACTTGTGACCCTGTCGCGGGACAAGTGCAAGTTCCCTGCATTGAACGTAATGCGATCGCTTCAGTCAAAGCGATCAATGCTGCCCGCATGGCACTCCGCCGTACCAGTGAACCGCGGGTTTCTCTCGATAAAGTGATTGAAACCATGTATGAAACCGGCAAGGACATGAACGCGAAATACCGTGAAACTTCACGCGGGGGTTTGGCGATTAAAGTTCAGTGTGACTAA
- a CDS encoding CoA pyrophosphatase: MISISDFIHRFQLQLPARPAHLAHNPRNAAVLLPIICKPEPTLLLTQRSAHLRSHAGQIAFPGGAADPEDASLIATALREAEEEVSLPQNKVQILGQLAPLDSIGGYCVTPVIGLVAEPIVFRTNPAEVAGIFEIPLSDALSLPHYRYLDIKRRNQQRRVYFYWHQEHMIWGLTAAIIYRLAQQVQKTS; this comes from the coding sequence ATGATATCGATTTCTGACTTCATCCATCGGTTTCAATTACAGCTTCCTGCACGGCCGGCACATTTGGCGCACAACCCACGGAATGCTGCGGTGTTATTGCCGATCATATGTAAGCCAGAACCCACGCTGTTACTCACTCAACGCTCCGCACATCTCCGCTCCCATGCGGGGCAAATTGCTTTTCCCGGCGGAGCGGCAGATCCGGAAGACGCTTCCCTGATTGCTACTGCCTTGCGTGAGGCAGAAGAAGAAGTCAGCCTGCCGCAGAATAAAGTGCAAATACTGGGGCAATTAGCCCCGTTGGACAGTATCGGCGGTTATTGTGTGACTCCGGTCATTGGGCTGGTTGCCGAACCTATCGTTTTTCGAACCAATCCAGCCGAAGTCGCCGGCATTTTTGAAATTCCCTTGTCTGATGCCCTTTCCCTGCCCCATTATCGCTATCTGGATATAAAACGTCGCAACCAGCAGCGCCGGGTCTATTTTTACTGGCATCAGGAGCATATGATTTGGGGATTAACCGCGGCTATTATTTATCGTTTAGCGCAGCAAGTGCAAAAAACATCCTGA
- the pabB gene encoding aminodeoxychorismate synthase component 1, giving the protein MKIALQKRQLPYSPDLAIHYFAPLSALPWAMLLHSGTAEHPHNRFDILVAEPVTTFVTQGKSTEINHHGQVALSQEDPFLLLKNHLHASGVNAQFDPDLPFQGGALGIWGYDLGRRIEKLPELTANELGFPDMAIGIYDWGVIIDHQLQQATLLSYHNIDERLIWLESLQENRQEDFSLTNPWQSNMTAQQYHEKIAQIHRYLREGDCYQVNLSQRFHANYQGDEWQAFIRLNESNRAPFSAFIRLPEHCVISISPERFILLEDNHIQTRPIKGTRPRLPDPAEDQRQAEKLASSRKDRAENLMIVDLLRNDIGRVATPGSVKVPELFVVEPFPAVHHLVSTVTATLPDTYHATDLLRACFPGGSITGAPKIRAMEIIEELEPHRRHGYCGAIGYISFCGTMDSNITIRTLLTEKGKIYCWAGGGIVADSIAEKEYQETFDKLGRILPQLGELSLP; this is encoded by the coding sequence ATGAAAATTGCATTACAAAAACGGCAACTACCTTATTCTCCTGATCTTGCCATTCACTATTTCGCCCCGCTTTCTGCATTACCTTGGGCGATGCTGTTACATTCCGGAACGGCTGAACATCCGCATAATCGCTTTGATATCCTCGTCGCTGAACCTGTGACAACATTTGTCACTCAAGGAAAATCGACCGAAATTAATCATCATGGTCAGGTTGCTCTTTCTCAGGAAGATCCCTTCCTGTTGCTGAAAAACCATCTTCACGCCTCTGGTGTCAATGCGCAGTTTGATCCGGATCTCCCTTTTCAAGGAGGCGCATTAGGGATATGGGGATACGATCTTGGGCGACGCATCGAAAAGTTACCCGAATTAACCGCCAATGAACTGGGCTTCCCGGATATGGCCATCGGTATCTACGATTGGGGGGTCATTATTGATCATCAGCTCCAACAGGCAACATTATTGAGCTACCACAATATTGACGAACGGCTGATATGGCTGGAGTCTTTGCAAGAAAATCGGCAAGAAGATTTTTCTCTGACCAATCCGTGGCAATCCAACATGACAGCCCAGCAATACCATGAAAAAATTGCTCAAATCCACCGCTACCTGCGAGAAGGGGATTGCTATCAAGTCAATTTATCCCAACGGTTCCATGCCAATTATCAGGGCGATGAATGGCAGGCATTTATCCGGCTCAATGAGAGTAATCGGGCGCCTTTTTCTGCCTTTATCCGCTTACCTGAGCACTGTGTTATCAGCATCTCACCTGAACGTTTTATTCTTCTGGAAGATAACCACATTCAGACTCGTCCAATAAAAGGAACGCGGCCACGATTACCAGACCCCGCAGAAGATCAACGGCAAGCCGAGAAATTAGCCAGTTCACGGAAAGATCGCGCTGAAAACCTGATGATTGTTGATCTGCTGAGAAATGATATTGGGCGGGTGGCGACTCCCGGCTCAGTCAAAGTCCCTGAGTTATTTGTTGTCGAACCTTTTCCGGCCGTACATCATCTGGTCAGCACCGTCACCGCAACCTTGCCTGACACCTATCACGCCACTGATTTACTGCGGGCCTGTTTTCCGGGGGGATCAATTACGGGAGCGCCTAAAATTCGCGCTATGGAAATCATTGAAGAATTGGAACCGCATCGCAGACATGGATATTGTGGTGCGATTGGCTATATTAGTTTCTGCGGTACAATGGACAGCAATATTACTATTCGTACCTTACTGACAGAAAAAGGAAAAATTTACTGTTGGGCGGGTGGTGGTATCGTCGCAGACAGCATTGCTGAAAAAGAGTATCAGGAAACATTTGATAAACTCGGGCGGATCTTACCTCAATTAGGGGAACTCTCTCTACCATGA
- a CDS encoding YoaH family protein: MFSGMPALSHEEQQAAVEKIHQLISEGMGSGEAIAIVAKELREKHQGKEQIPVLFEDDEN, from the coding sequence ATGTTTTCAGGTATGCCGGCACTATCCCATGAAGAGCAGCAAGCTGCCGTAGAAAAGATCCATCAGCTCATTTCCGAAGGGATGGGCAGTGGCGAAGCCATTGCCATTGTTGCTAAGGAATTGCGCGAAAAGCATCAGGGTAAAGAGCAGATCCCTGTTTTATTTGAGGATGACGAAAACTAA
- the yebF gene encoding protein YebF: protein MKANQFIHRIGLLSAGVLLAVSFTTSAAENERVAKFISCQNLTKDQVAAQVKQDFLQNRINHWDKDRKQLGTSKPIAWVNVNDITGDANTLQVPLIVRGTKKDKSYNVTIDCQKETISYSEVK, encoded by the coding sequence ATGAAGGCAAATCAGTTTATTCATCGTATTGGTTTATTGAGTGCAGGTGTTCTGCTTGCTGTTTCGTTTACTACAAGCGCGGCTGAAAACGAGCGTGTGGCGAAGTTTATTTCTTGCCAAAATTTAACCAAAGATCAAGTGGCGGCACAGGTTAAGCAAGATTTTTTACAAAATCGGATTAATCATTGGGATAAAGACAGAAAGCAATTAGGCACGTCAAAACCGATTGCATGGGTAAATGTCAATGATATTACGGGTGATGCGAACACGTTACAGGTTCCACTTATCGTCCGGGGGACAAAAAAAGACAAAAGTTACAATGTCACCATTGATTGTCAAAAAGAGACTATCAGTTATAGTGAAGTGAAGTAA
- the pip gene encoding prolyl aminopeptidase, whose amino-acid sequence MTERRKLYPAYNAYQTGYLETGDGHQIYWELCGNPAGKPAVFIHGGPGGGIANYHRRLFDPERYHIMLFDQRGCGRSKPHASLENNTTWHLIEDLERLRHLMGVEKWLVFGGSWGSTLSLAYAEKHPDRVSELVLRGIFLLRPQELQWYYQEGASRFFPEKWERTLSILSEEERKDVIFAYNKRLTSEDLQVQLEAARLWSLWEGETVTLLPSENSDSFSEENFALAFARIENHYFINNGFMDETQQLLNHIDVIRHIPAVIIHGRYDMACQVQNAWDLAKAWPEAELHIVEGAGHSFDEAGILHQLIKATDKFAGK is encoded by the coding sequence ATGACGGAACGACGAAAACTCTACCCCGCTTATAATGCGTATCAAACAGGATACTTAGAGACGGGAGACGGGCACCAGATTTATTGGGAGTTGTGCGGTAATCCGGCAGGTAAGCCTGCGGTATTCATTCATGGTGGCCCTGGTGGTGGAATAGCAAACTATCATCGCCGGTTATTCGATCCCGAACGTTACCATATTATGTTATTTGATCAGCGTGGTTGCGGGCGTTCTAAGCCTCATGCCAGCCTGGAAAATAATACAACCTGGCATTTGATCGAAGATCTTGAACGGCTGCGTCATCTTATGGGCGTTGAGAAGTGGCTGGTTTTTGGTGGCTCATGGGGATCAACGCTGTCTTTAGCTTACGCTGAAAAACATCCGGACAGGGTGTCAGAATTAGTATTGCGAGGGATCTTCTTGCTCCGTCCCCAAGAATTGCAGTGGTATTATCAAGAAGGCGCTTCTCGTTTTTTCCCGGAAAAATGGGAACGTACATTATCTATCCTGTCGGAAGAAGAGCGTAAGGATGTGATATTCGCCTATAACAAACGGCTGACGAGTGAAGATTTGCAAGTGCAGTTGGAAGCTGCGCGTTTATGGAGTCTCTGGGAAGGCGAAACAGTAACATTGTTGCCTTCTGAAAACTCAGATTCTTTCTCCGAAGAGAATTTTGCTTTGGCATTTGCGCGTATTGAAAATCATTACTTTATCAATAATGGTTTTATGGATGAAACGCAGCAATTACTGAACCACATTGATGTGATCAGGCATATCCCCGCAGTGATTATTCATGGGCGCTATGATATGGCCTGTCAGGTACAGAATGCGTGGGATTTGGCAAAAGCCTGGCCGGAGGCTGAACTGCATATTGTGGAAGGCGCTGGCCATTCTTTTGATGAAGCGGGCATTTTACACCAACTCATCAAGGCGACGGATAAATTTGCTGGAAAATAG
- a CDS encoding DNA polymerase III subunit theta, whose translation MEHNLAKLSKDEMDKVNVDLAASGVAFKERYNMPVIPDTVEQSQPSHLREYFQQRLQHYRQQSRLLSRLPYEPKSR comes from the coding sequence ATGGAACATAACTTAGCCAAGTTATCTAAAGATGAGATGGATAAGGTCAATGTTGATTTAGCAGCATCCGGTGTTGCTTTTAAAGAACGCTATAACATGCCTGTGATCCCTGACACCGTTGAGCAATCACAACCCTCACACCTGCGGGAATATTTCCAGCAGCGCTTGCAGCACTACCGCCAGCAATCAAGGTTACTGTCACGTCTGCCTTATGAGCCGAAAAGTCGTTGA